A single Zonotrichia albicollis isolate bZonAlb1 chromosome 28, bZonAlb1.hap1, whole genome shotgun sequence DNA region contains:
- the TMEM167B gene encoding protein kish-B, with protein sequence MTNVYSLDGLLVFGLLLVCTCAYLRKVPRLRTWLLSERRGIWGVCHKAAVIGTRLHVAVSMSCLLMAFYVLVGK encoded by the exons ATGACCAACG TTTATTCCCTGGACGGGCTCCTGGTGTTCGGGCTGCTCCTGGTTTGCACTTGTGCGTACTTGCGGAAGGTGCCCCGATTGCGCACCTGGCTCCTGTCCGAGCGCAGGGGCATCTGGGGAGTCTGCCACAAGG CTGCTGTGATTGGGACCCGCCTGCACGTGGCTGTGTCCATGTCCTGTCTTCTCATGGCCTTCTACGTCCTTGTGGGAAAGTGA
- the INAVA gene encoding innate immunity activator protein — MGEASDMDSGIVLHSGSESPVSPPKERVLVGQRQQQALEAQLDGCIQELRQLCLREAELTGTLPCEYPLKAGEKPPKVRRRIGAAFKLDEIAVLRGVDPLERERALQLQIAEAARRLCCEENIGRQVRKRRQTAALREEQKLRDLEQVLSQRRLLAGQRDISPAKEDTRPPGPATPQRSPSPKDPTKEEEGESGPVVPAPIPRQKTSLDRPYKRTKNPSIDPEDGETQSSQCCLGSLMTDPASSLAPSSPNSASPSVSRTGDPSYRFVPIRTVVLCRQAGSSAPSTPEPSGRQGQTQSLRVDPCWQPAEPRGRSATPRRRPTYYTVTVPTSCLLSPGPACRSGSDDSISDLSSISHATSPGSSSPDMSFAVPLPLAEPGYYPQGALQLLPPAGPLTFLYEQDLAPLRYQRLVPSRSRIVRTPSLKDYAPAGARGLSKAAVTEELKSWHQRARLRSARPHSLDRQGAFQRPRGGTTRDVPIAHGILSLVQGPPVQVLRRSAAGVPVQVYMPENGEIVTQV; from the exons ATGGGGGAGGCCAGTGACATGGACAGCGGGATCGTGCTGCACTCGG GCTCTGAAAGCCCAGTGTCCCCCCCGAAGGAACGGGTGCTGGtggggcagcggcagcagcaggcactggAGGCCCAGCTGGATGGCTGCATCCAGGAGCTGCGACAGCTGTGCCTGCGTGAGGCG GAGCTGACGGGGACCCTGCCCTGCGAGTACCCCCTGAAAGCTGGCGAGAAGCCCCCCAAGGTCCGTCGCAGGATCGGGGCTGCCTTCAAGCTGGATGAGATCGCCGTTTTGCGTGGGGTG GACCCTCTGGAACGGGAGCGGGCGCTGCAGCTGCAGATTGCCGAGGCCGCCCGCCGGCTCTGCTGCGAGGAGAACATTGGCCGGCAGGTGCGGAAGAGGCGGCAGACGGCAGCACTCCGGGAGGAGCAGAAACTGCGGGATCTGGAGCAGGTTCTGAGCCAGCGGCGGCTCCTGGCAGGGCAACGGGACATCAGTCCTGCCAAGG AGGACACACGGCCACCAGGACCTGCCACTCCACAGAGGTCCCCATCTCCCAAGGACCCCaccaaggaggaggagggggagtcAGGGCCTGTGGTACCCGCCCCCATTCCCCGGCAGAAGACTAGCCTGGACAGACCCTACAAGAGGACCAAAAATCCCAGCATCGACCCTGAGGATGGGGAAACCCAGAGCTCCCAATGCTGTCTTGGGTCCCTGATGACTGACCCTGCCAGTTCCTTGGCTCCCAGCAGCCCTAACTCTGCAAGCCCCTCAGTgtccaggacaggggacccttCCTACCGGTTTGTCCCCATCCGGACCGTGGTGCTGTGCCGGCAGGCAGgttccagtgctcccagcacccCTGAGCCATCAGGACGGCAGGGACAGACCCAATCTCTGAG GGTGGACCCATGCTGGCAGCCAGCTGAGCCCCGGGGCCGCAGCGCCACTCCCCGCCGGCGCCCCACCTACTACACAGTCACTGTGCCCACCTCGTGCCTCCTGAGCCCCGGCCCTGCGTGCCGCTCCGGCTCCGATGACAGCATCTCCGACCTCTCCAGCATCTCCCACgccacctccccgggcagcagcagccctgacaTGTCCTTTGCGGTTCCGCTGCCCCTTGCCGAGCCTGGTTACTACCCACAGGGtgccctccagctcctgccacctgCTGGCCCCCTGACTTTCCTGTACGAGCAGGATCTGGCCCCGCTGCGCTACCAGCGCCTGGTGCCCTCCCGAAGCCGCATCGTGCGCACGCCCTCACTCAAAGACTACGCACCCGCCGGGGCCCGGGGGCTCTCCAAGGCCGCCGTCACCGAGGAGCTCAAGTCATGGCACCAGCGTGCCCGGCTGAGGAGTGCCCGGCCCCACTCCCTCGACCGGCAAGGGGCTTTCCAGAGACCCCGTGGTGGGACCACCAGGGACGTGCCCATTGCTCATGGAATCCTGTCACTGGTTCAG GGTCCCCCGGTGCAGGTGCTGCGGCGCTCGGCAGCCGGCGTGCCCGTGCAGGTCTACATGCCCGAGAACGGCGAGATTGTCACCCAAGTGTGA
- the SHISA4 gene encoding protein shisa-4 — protein sequence MGPGGPGSGWPLAGTLLVAVAASMVAGGEDCLWYVDRNGSWHPGFDCEFFTFCCGTCQQRYCCRDPLRLLTERQQRHCLAFSPKTIAGIASAVVLFIAIVTTIVCCFMCSCCYLYQRRQHSRTPLQGPEIPLSSYHPAAPPAPFPVDPKAGPTPPQPGFTPMAMYPPPGPAAQYPMYPSGPPVYNPTAPPPYVPAQPSYPGA from the exons ATGGGGCCCGGGGGCCCCGGGAGCGGCTGGCCCCTGGCCGGGACCCTGCTGGTGGCCGTGGCCGCCTCGATGG TGGCCGGGGGCGAAGACTGCCTGTGGTACGTGGACAGAAACGGGTCATGGCACCCTGGCTTCGACTGCGAGTTCTTCACCTTCTGCTGTGGCACGTGCCAGCAGCGGTACTGCTGCCGAGACCCTCTGCGCCTGCTCACCGAGCGCCAGCAGCGCCACTGCCTTGCCTTCAG CCCCAAGACCATCGCGGGCATTGCCTCAGCCGTGGTGCTTTTCATCGCCATCGTCACCACCATCGTCTGCTGCTTCATGTGCTCCTGCTGCTACCTGTACCAGCGCCGGCAGCACTCCCGCACACCCCTGCAAg GCCCGGAAATTCCCCTGTCCAGCTAccaccctgcagctcccccagctcccttcCCCGTGGACCCCAAAGCCGGCCCCACACCTCCCCAGCCTGGCTTCACCCCCATGGCCATGTACCCCCCGcccggccctgctgcccagtACCCCATGTACCCCTCCGGGCCCCCCGTCTACAACCCCACAG CACCGCCACCCTACGTCCCGGCGCAGCCCAGCTACCCTGGAGCATGA
- the LOC141725240 gene encoding myb-related transcription factor, partner of profilin-like — MAAAGGGGARRGLLKRKPNFTLQELEVLMSEVLRYEPLLFGAAAGTVNAYEKQKIWWRITHKVNAAGRHQRDIGEVKNRWRGLRRRAGDKISRHRLERQGPAGRAAARNGNTGSTGNNGSNGNGAAEPGAGPAPAPVWGPRSAAGTEPSMRSAEGSAQHGVKEEPVKEEPLEVKTEPFHGPAADGAPGRGSDCRLPRTGICPPSELCEGWSRSPPRSAPSELPLGDLRGPQEPLGSDFPSLLLEQEAEQLSHCGAGEAGPPRGLDGTPERPQLSLVQSNERLVQELRAFRREYAESRRETAAVLRGIAQALGGLSRSLAEIRDLYLRERGVPES; from the exons atggcggcggcgggcggcggcggggcgcggcggggaCTGCTGAAGCGGAAGCCGAACTTCacgctgcaggagctggaggtgctgaTGAGCGAAGTGCTCCGGTACGAGCCGCTGCTGTTCGGCGCCGCCGCCGGTACCGTGAACGCGTACGAGAAGCAGAAGATCTGGTGGCGGATCACGCACAAGGTGAACGCCGCCGGCCGCCACCAGCGCGACATCGGCGAGGTGAAGAACCGCTGGCGGGGGCTGCGCCGCCGCGCCGGGGACAAGATCAGCCGGCACCGGCTGGAGCGGCAGGGCCCGGCTGGCAGGGCCGCCGCCAGGAACGGGAACACCGGGAGCACCGGGAATAACGGGAGCAACGGGAACGGCGCGGCCGAGCCCGGAGCggggcccgcccccgcccccgtCTGGGGTCCTCGCAGCGCCGCCGGAACCGAGCCTTCGATGCGCAGCGCCGAGGGGTCGGCACAGCACG GTGTAAAGGAGGAGCCGGTAAAGGAGGAGCCTTTGGAGGTGAAGACTGAGCCCTTCCACGGTCCCGCTGCCGACGGTGCTCCCGGCCGCGGCTCAGACTGTCGGCTGCCCCGCACCGGCATCTGCCCGCCCAGCGAGCTGTGCGAGGGCTGGAGCCGGAGCCCCCCGCGCTCCGCACCCTCCGAACTCCCCCTCGGCGACCTCCGCGGGCCGCAGGAGCCGCTGGGCTCCGACTTCCCGAGTCTGCTGTTGGAGCAGGAGGCCGAGCAGCTCAGTCACTGCGGCGCGGGAGAGGCGGGGCCCCCCAGGGGGCTGGACGGGACCCCCGAGcgcccccagctcagcctcgtGCAGTCCAACGAGCGGCTGGTGCAGGAGCTGCGGGCGTTCCGCCGGGAATACGCCGAGAGCCGCCGGGAGACCGCGGCCGTGCTGCGCGGCATCGCCCAGGCGCTGGGCGGGCTCAGCCGCAGCCTGGCCGAAATCCGTGACCTCTACCTCCGGGAGCGGGGGGTCCCCGAATCCTGA